In Luteibacter mycovicinus, a genomic segment contains:
- a CDS encoding MarR family winged helix-turn-helix transcriptional regulator produces the protein MSRKSLPEGVEAPRTLDGQLCFSLYSANLAMGKLYRQLLAKLDLTYPQYLVMLVLWERDGITVSELGDRLFLDSATLTPLLKRLQAAGHVVRTRGTRDERQVLVTLTDEGRALREKTGHVPVDVFCATGCEIDELVGLKAQLETLRASLIDTAKSG, from the coding sequence ATGAGCAGGAAATCCCTTCCGGAAGGCGTCGAAGCCCCGCGTACCCTCGACGGGCAGCTGTGCTTTTCGCTGTATTCCGCAAACCTCGCGATGGGGAAGCTCTACCGCCAGCTGCTGGCAAAGCTGGACCTTACCTACCCGCAATACCTCGTCATGCTCGTGCTGTGGGAGCGCGACGGCATCACCGTGTCGGAACTGGGCGACCGGCTGTTTCTCGACTCGGCCACGCTTACCCCGCTGCTGAAGCGCTTGCAGGCAGCGGGCCACGTGGTGCGCACGCGCGGTACGCGCGATGAGCGGCAGGTCCTCGTCACGCTCACCGACGAAGGCAGGGCGTTGCGCGAGAAAACCGGGCATGTTCCCGTCGACGTGTTCTGCGCGACCGGTTGCGAGATCGATGAGCTCGTCGGTCTGAAGGCGCAGCTGGAAACGCTGCGCGCGAGCCTGATCGATACCGCGAAGAGCGGCTAA
- a CDS encoding STAS domain-containing protein — translation MTLIVRSESPTTDRSTVWLEGRLDAATFGEFDDALRDITPLVDNGGTLIIDLSALDYISSAGLRSLAQLRKQMQDRAGRTLLLNPQPQVKKVFEIVKAVPVAEVFASVAELDQYLDHMQRQITG, via the coding sequence ATGACCCTGATCGTTCGCAGTGAATCCCCGACCACCGACCGCAGCACCGTGTGGCTGGAAGGCCGCCTCGATGCGGCGACCTTCGGCGAATTCGACGACGCACTGCGCGATATCACCCCGCTCGTGGACAACGGGGGCACGCTGATCATCGATCTGTCCGCGCTCGATTACATCAGCAGCGCCGGCCTGCGCAGCCTCGCGCAGCTACGCAAACAGATGCAGGATCGTGCCGGCCGCACGTTGCTGCTGAACCCGCAGCCGCAGGTGAAGAAGGTTTTCGAGATCGTGAAAGCGGTGCCGGTGGCGGAAGTATTCGCCAGCGTGGCCGAGCTGGATCAGTACCTGGATCACATGCAGCGGCAGATCACCGGCTGA
- a CDS encoding ATP-binding protein yields MRLRIPNRLEDVFLALDRAGSALERGDVDPACRTDVRLVLEELLVNTVRHGYPDGRDGSIEIQLDIGNDMVRLELRDDAMPFDPLEPEPPDLPGDIALRDIGGLGLHLARSIASDFHYARDEHGNRVVIRFDPSLSDEPAP; encoded by the coding sequence ATGCGGTTGCGCATTCCTAATCGTCTCGAGGACGTGTTTCTTGCCCTCGACCGCGCCGGGAGCGCGCTCGAACGCGGCGACGTCGATCCCGCCTGTCGCACGGACGTCCGCCTCGTGCTCGAAGAGCTGCTGGTGAATACGGTCCGTCATGGCTATCCCGACGGGCGCGACGGCAGCATCGAGATTCAGCTGGACATCGGCAACGACATGGTCCGACTCGAGCTGCGCGACGATGCCATGCCCTTCGATCCGCTGGAACCGGAACCGCCGGACCTCCCTGGCGATATCGCCCTGCGCGACATCGGCGGACTCGGCTTGCATCTTGCACGCAGCATCGCCAGCGATTTCCACTATGCACGCGACGAACATGGCAACCGTGTCGTCATCCGCTTCGATCCATCCCTGTCCGACGAGCCTGCCCCATGA
- a CDS encoding SpoIIE family protein phosphatase, whose product MVLRSVASRLALAMLLGSAIIMIVTGGLLLSHTREQTLAQTQREAAAVVQSAAVRIQGRIDGVATIGRTLAALLHDRRDQAPALIRDTLAANPEIVDISAAFVPRDSSAVRDQDAPVVRRGPGGSLIASSRRTDPEPYWSSDWFVQGLNCDSGCWQAPFRMAGRPETLVGYSVAIPGTSRIPVIGVADATISLDWLQRLLSQLGKPEHASAFVADSDGIFLAHDWTSYIGSRASRPLREAMATGKNPIRLTPEMGARVSEPVWVYYVPIRGTGWIFGLSMPERAVLADLRRTYMVDILLGLLALAGVSLIALIVTRRLMAPLGVLAERAENVARGDLDFALPDVRRNDEVGRLTRAFDHMRHQLAGHIDTAKRTAREQERIASELEIARQIQLALIPEPRWLAADGRIELFAALRPASAVGGDLYTYFALGAKHVCVMVGDVSDKGVPAALFMARTITLARTIATHARSPSDILAALNRELCKGNDTCMFVTLLCGVVETETGMLSMASAGHEQPVLHAGGSAILVDVETGPALGLDREARYPVRVMTLLGGDTVIMYTDGVSEAHAGNQRLYGADALLDSVSRIGEGATPEALVTGVLNDVDAYVEGAPAYDDIALLALTWHDAGAKGVRLDAVAHS is encoded by the coding sequence ATGGTTCTTCGCAGCGTCGCCTCGCGACTCGCCCTGGCTATGCTTTTGGGGTCGGCGATCATCATGATCGTGACCGGCGGACTGCTGCTATCCCACACCCGTGAGCAGACGCTGGCCCAGACCCAGCGCGAAGCGGCCGCCGTCGTCCAGTCCGCCGCCGTCCGCATCCAGGGACGCATCGACGGGGTCGCCACCATCGGACGCACCCTCGCCGCCCTCCTTCACGACCGTCGGGACCAGGCCCCCGCCCTCATTCGCGACACGCTCGCCGCGAACCCGGAGATCGTCGACATCAGCGCCGCCTTCGTACCGCGGGACAGCTCGGCGGTACGCGATCAGGACGCCCCGGTAGTACGTCGCGGTCCCGGTGGCTCGCTCATCGCCAGCAGCCGTAGAACGGATCCGGAGCCGTACTGGAGTTCCGACTGGTTCGTCCAAGGCCTGAACTGCGACAGCGGCTGTTGGCAAGCGCCATTCCGGATGGCCGGTCGTCCCGAGACCCTGGTGGGCTATTCGGTCGCGATACCGGGCACGAGCCGCATCCCGGTCATCGGCGTCGCCGACGCGACCATCAGCCTCGACTGGCTCCAGCGACTCCTCAGCCAGCTTGGCAAGCCTGAACACGCTTCCGCGTTCGTGGCCGACAGCGACGGCATCTTCCTCGCGCATGACTGGACGTCGTACATCGGCAGCCGGGCCAGCCGCCCTCTGAGGGAGGCCATGGCGACGGGAAAGAACCCGATACGGCTGACGCCCGAGATGGGCGCGCGCGTGAGCGAGCCCGTCTGGGTCTACTACGTACCGATTCGTGGGACCGGCTGGATCTTCGGACTGAGCATGCCTGAGCGCGCCGTGCTGGCCGACCTCCGGCGCACCTACATGGTGGACATCCTGCTGGGATTGCTGGCGCTCGCCGGCGTCTCTCTCATCGCACTCATCGTCACACGCCGCCTGATGGCTCCACTGGGCGTCCTCGCCGAGCGCGCGGAAAACGTGGCGCGAGGCGACCTGGATTTCGCCCTGCCCGACGTCCGGCGGAACGACGAGGTAGGTCGCCTCACCCGGGCCTTCGACCATATGCGGCATCAGCTCGCGGGCCATATCGATACCGCGAAGCGCACCGCCCGTGAGCAGGAGCGTATCGCCAGCGAGCTGGAGATCGCCCGCCAGATCCAGCTTGCCCTCATCCCGGAACCGCGCTGGCTCGCCGCGGACGGTCGTATCGAGCTGTTTGCCGCGCTGCGCCCGGCCAGTGCGGTGGGCGGCGATCTGTACACGTATTTCGCGCTCGGCGCGAAGCACGTCTGCGTCATGGTCGGCGACGTCTCCGACAAGGGCGTGCCGGCCGCCCTGTTCATGGCGCGGACGATCACTCTCGCGCGCACCATCGCCACGCACGCACGGTCGCCGAGCGACATCCTCGCCGCGCTCAACCGTGAGCTGTGCAAGGGCAACGACACCTGCATGTTCGTCACCCTGCTATGCGGTGTCGTGGAGACCGAAACCGGGATGCTCAGCATGGCCAGCGCCGGGCACGAACAGCCCGTACTGCACGCCGGCGGAAGCGCCATCCTCGTCGACGTCGAAACCGGCCCCGCCCTCGGCCTCGATCGCGAAGCGCGCTACCCTGTGCGGGTGATGACACTGCTGGGGGGCGACACCGTAATCATGTACACCGATGGCGTCAGCGAAGCGCACGCAGGCAATCAGCGCCTTTATGGCGCGGATGCCTTGCTCGACAGCGTCTCGCGCATCGGCGAAGGCGCGACACCGGAGGCGCTCGTCACCGGCGTTCTGAACGACGTCGATGCTTATGTCGAGGGCGCCCCCGCTTACGACGACATCGCACTGCTCGCGCTGACCTGGCACGACGCCGGGGCGAAAGGAGTCCGCCTCGATGCGGTTGCGCATTCCTAA
- a CDS encoding acyl-CoA thioesterase: protein MSGTQREVEFRFLAQPTDVNFGGKVHGGMVMKWLDQAGYACAVGWSGAYCVTVSVSGIQFLAPILIGDLVTVRARLIHTGTSSMHLAVDVLARDLRSGEQRLATSCVMVFVAMDKADGGKPTPVPPWKPVEERDLRLQEYALKLMEMSRAMEPLVLATREA from the coding sequence ATGTCCGGCACCCAGCGAGAAGTCGAATTCCGTTTCCTGGCCCAACCGACCGATGTGAACTTCGGCGGCAAAGTCCACGGCGGCATGGTCATGAAGTGGCTCGATCAGGCAGGGTACGCCTGTGCGGTGGGCTGGAGTGGCGCCTATTGCGTGACCGTTTCGGTCAGTGGCATCCAGTTCCTTGCACCGATTCTCATCGGCGACCTCGTGACCGTCCGCGCCCGTCTGATCCATACCGGCACGTCGAGCATGCACCTCGCGGTGGACGTCCTCGCACGGGACCTCCGTAGCGGCGAACAGCGTCTGGCCACCAGTTGCGTGATGGTCTTCGTGGCCATGGACAAGGCGGACGGCGGTAAGCCGACCCCGGTTCCGCCCTGGAAGCCGGTTGAAGAGAGGGATCTGCGCCTGCAGGAGTACGCCCTCAAGCTGATGGAAATGTCGCGTGCGATGGAGCCACTGGTGCTCGCCACGCGGGAGGCCTGA